In Trichoderma breve strain T069 chromosome 4, whole genome shotgun sequence, the following proteins share a genomic window:
- a CDS encoding alpha/beta hydrolase fold domain-containing protein — MPLPFIGRLHATEYISIVVSFFLVGLEAIIRVLTLALPSFLVTFFYRASRRLFNVFSSPAQKKAESKKKSISTSVRDASDFVEMCQLWGYEAEEHIVQTKDGYLLGLHRLQWRRGEEGQRVNCGRNSAKKRVAYLHHGLLMNSEVWVCLTDEQRCLPFELVERGFDVWFGNNRGNKYSKKSIHSSPTSVEFWDFSIDEFAFHDIPNSIEYILETTGQESLSYIGFSQGTAQAFAALAIHPKLNQQVNVFIALAPAMAPAGLSNGVVDSLVKASPSVLYLMFGRRSILSSATMWETLLYPPLFCRLIDMGLSFLFGWRAKNISTSQKLAAYPHLYSFTSTKSVVHWFQIIRNKCFQMYDDDVYQPMSLASSSKYSKVAKYPTRNIKTPVVLVYGGSDSLVDIKSMLKELPRQTVATEIPHYEHLDFLWARDVDSQVFQHVFDALNSFTDAEHTEEEYDRYHMVRHESLSGSALLAHPHRGSESDTSIIASSSGEEAKNLRHRAREQHVQIVSDKDTPKKTDEGQPVEKLKGVGVRRGSGLTNNGDAVDGVRDE; from the exons ATGCCTCTCCCATTTATCGGTAGGCTGCATGC CACCGAATACATTTCAATTGTcgtttccttcttcctcgtcggcctcgaAGCAATCATTCGAGTCCTGACACTGGCATTGC CCTCGTTCCTGGTCACCTTCTTCTACCGAGCTTCGCGACGATTGTTCAACGTATTTTCCTCCCCGGCGCAAAAGAAAGCggagagcaagaagaaat CTATTTCCACCTCCGTGCGCGATGCGTCCGATTTCGTTGAGATGTGCCAGCTGTGGGGGTacgaagcagaagaacaCATAGTTCAGACAAAGGATGGGTATCTGCTGGGCTTGCACCGTCTGCAgtggcgaagaggagaggagggccAGAGAGTCAACTGCGGCCGAAACAGCGCCAAGAAGCGCGTTGCTTACCTGCACCACGGCTTGCTGATGAATTCTGAAGTTTGGGTCTGTCTTACGGATGAGCAGAGATGCTTGCCATTCGAGCTTGTAGAAAGAGGCTTTGACGTCTGG TTTGGAAACAACCGTGGCAACAAATACTCCAAGAAATCCATCCATAGCTCGCCTACCTCAGTCGAATTTTGGGACTTCTCCATCGATGAATTTGCCTTCCACGATATTCCAAACAGCATTGAGTACATCCTCGAAACGACCGGACAGGAAAGTCTTTCGTACATTGGCTTTTCGCAAGGAACTGCCCAGGCATTCGCAGCCCTGGCCATCCATCCCAAGTTGAACCAGCAAGTCAATGTCTTTATTGCTCTCGCCCCTGCCATGGCACCCGCCGGACTGTCAAATGGCGTTGTCGACTCCCTGGTCAAGGCCTCACCATCGGTCCTCTATCTCATGTTTGGCAGACGCTCCATCCTCAGCTCCGCCACCATGTGGGAGACGCTCCTATACCCGCCTTTGTTCTGCCGTCTCATCGACATGGGCCTGTCGTTCCTCTTTGGATGGCGCGCCAAAAACATTTCCACGAGCCAGAAACTGGCCGCTTACCCTCACCTGTACTCCTTCACAAGCACAAAGAGCGTCGTCCACTGGTTCCAAATCATCCGCAACAAGTGCTTCCAGATgtacgacgacgacgtctaCCAGCCCATGAGCCTGGCCTCGTCGAGCAAATACTCCAAAGTCGCAAAGTATCCCACCCGCAACATCAAGACCcccgtcgtcctcgtctaCGGAGGCAGCGACTCCCTCGTCGACATCAAGTCCATGCTCAAGGAACTCCCGCGCCAGACCGTCGCCACGGAGATCCCGCACTACGAACATCTCGACTTCTTGTGGGCGCGCGACGTGGACAGCCAAGTCTTCCAGCACGTCTTCGACGCCTTAAACAGCTTCACTGATGCAGAGCACACCGAGGAGGAGTACGACAGGTATCACATGGTCCGCCACGAGAGCCTCTCCGGGTCCGCATTGCTCGCCCATCCGCACAGGGGGAGCGAAAGCGACACCTCCATCATCGCATCCTCGTcaggcgaagaagccaaaaaCCTGCGTCATCGCGCGCGAGAACAACACGTACAGATCGTTTCAGACAAGGACACCCCAAAGAAGACCGACGAAGGTCAGCccgtcgagaagctcaaaggCGTGGGCGTCCGTAGAGGAAGTGGCCTTACGAACAATGGCGATGCCGTCGATGGCGTACGGGATGAATAA
- a CDS encoding cytochrome c oxidase assembly protein — protein MPNSCQELRDALAQCLQESDCVMIYRNKASDCLREPLSSTLPTKCQQLKKGYGECKRGLVDMRKRFRGNMPVTYRSVEASEQGKGYQLYAGRSAFGGGVKETDGNEPIEQDWREAENEKYRLEQQRLAQSGK, from the exons ATGCCGAACTCGTGCCAGGAACTCC GCGATGCCCTCGCGCAATGCCTTCAGGAATCCGACTGCGTCATGATCTACCGCAACAAGGCCTCCGACTGCCTCCGCGAGCCCCTGTCATCGACCCTCCCGACCAAGTGCCAGCAGCTAAAGAAGGGCTACGGCGAGTGCAAGCGCGGCCTGGTCGACATGCGGAAGCGCTTCCGAGGGAACATGCCCGTGACGTATCGCTCGGTGGAGGCTTCGGAGCAGGGTAAAGGATACCAGCTGTACGCGGGCAGGTCTGCgtttggaggcggcgtcAAGGAGACGGACGGCAATGAGCCGATTGAGCAGGACTGGAGGGAGGCTGAGAATGAAAAGTACCggctggagcagcagagGCTGGCACAGAGCGGGAAATAA
- a CDS encoding calcineurin-like phosphoesterase domain-containing protein, producing MAHQTHRRLFIAAAVFFLITSSYLCATRLYNASFIRGAKDDKTKPSSPSPPKPVHVHLTDADLSMTYGSFRRPSMDGLTLMASLPDELVPTYENKRRLVIVGDIHGMDAVLEKLLKKVDFDGSRDHLIATGDMINKGPNSPGVVSRLMRLNASAVRGNHEDRILLSLAEAEAQTGVSKDLSSADAEAHRGESEFLATGRKLSKEQVHWLAKLPVILSVEPLRMFIAHAGLVPGVRPELQDPWAVMNMRTLIYPREDMRKNELKKKSETKTNSTSDETPQSPPPTDLPSESEKEEEEEGETLESIAEKDAYTDREVAIPVEGRDGEKWANAWNRFQKRLKKSHRYTVVYGHDAKRGFRQERYTFGLDSNCVRGGALTALVVEGKEGGKGGFTHTVMQVNCK from the coding sequence ATGGCCCACCAAACCCATCGTCGACTCTTCATAGcagccgccgtcttcttcctcatcaccagctcCTACCTGTGCGCCACGCGCCTCTACAACGCATCCTTCATCCGCGGCGCCAAGGACGACAAGACAAAGCCGTCGTCTCCCTCCCCGCCCAAGCCCGTCCACGTCCACCTCACCGACGCTGACCTTTCCATGACGTACGGCTCCTTCCGCCGTCCCAGCATGGACGGCCTCACGCTCATGGCGAGCCTGCCCGACGAGCTCGTGCCGACGTACGAGAACAAGCGCCGGCTGGTCATTGTCGGTGATATCCACGGCATGGACGCcgtgctggagaagctgctgaagaaagTCGACTTTGACGGTAGCAGGGACCACCTCATTGCCACGGGCGACATGATCAACAAGGGGCCGAACTCGCCCGGCGTCGTCTCGCGCCTGATGCGCCTCAACGCCAGCGCCGTGCGCGGCAACCACGAGGACCGCATCCTGCTCTCgctggccgaggccgaggcccaGACGGGCGTCAGCAAGGACCTCTCGTCCGCCGACGCCGAAGCACACCGGGGGGAGTCCGAGTTCCTGGCCACGGGCCGCAAGCTGAGCAAGGAGCAGGTCCACTGGCTGGCCAAGCTTCCCGTCATCCTCTCCGTCGAGCCATTGCGCATGTTCATCGCCCACGCCGGCCTCGTTCCCGGTGTGCGGCCGGAGCTGCAGGACCCTTGGGCCGTCATGAACATGCGCACCCTCATCTACCCCCGCGAAGACATGCGCAAGaacgagctgaagaagaaatccgAGACGAAGACCAACAGCACCTCGGACGAAACACCCCAATCACCTCCCCCTACCGATCTACCATCCGAAtctgaaaaagaagaagaggaagaaggcgagACACTCGAGTCGATTGCCGAAAAGGACGCCTACACAGACCGCGAAGTCGCCATCCCCGTCGAGGGCCGCGACGGCGAGAAGTGGGCCAACGCATGGAACCGCTTCCAGAAGCGCCTCAAGAAGTCGCACCGCTACACCGTCGTCTACGGGCACGACGCCAAGAGGGGGTTCCGCCAGGAGCGCTACACGTTTGGCCTCGACTCGAATTGCGTCCGGGGCGGCGCCCTGACGGCGCTCGTGGTCGAGGGCAAGGAGGGCGGCAAGGGCGGGTTTACTCATACCGTGATGCAGGTGAACTGCAAGTGA
- a CDS encoding transaldolase/Fructose-6-phosphate aldolase domain-containing protein, whose product MSSSLDQLKASGTVVVSDTGDFAAAAAVPSYPLSPDLSSNATQKLTWRRVFTAIAKYKPQDATTNPSLILAASKKPEYAKLIDVAIDYAKGKGGDLDHQVDTALDRLLVEFGKEILAIVPGKVSTEVDARFSFDTKASVDKALHIIELYKDLGISKERVLIKIASTWEGIKAAEILQRDHGINCNLTLMFSLPQAIGAAEAGAFLISPFVGRILDWFKASTKKEYAKEQDPGVASVKAIFNYYKKFGYKTIVMGASFRNTGEITELAGCDYLTISPNLLEDLLNSNEAVPKKLDGAAAAALDIEKKTYINDEATFRFDFNEDQMAVEKLREGISKFAADAVTLKDILKQKLSA is encoded by the exons ATGAGCAGCTCTCTTGACCAGCTTAAGGCCTCTGGCACC GTTGTCGTTTCTGACACTG GTGACTTTGCCG cagcagcagcagtgccaTCTTATCCCCTCTCTCCCGACTTGAGTTCGAACGCAACACAGAAGCTGACCTGGAGACGCGTTTTCACAGCCATTGCCAAGTACAAGCCTCAGGATGCCACCACCAACCCCTCCCTCATCCTGGCTGCCTCCAAGAAGCCCGAGTACGCCAAGCTGATAGATGTCGCCATCGACTacgccaagggcaagggcggTGACCTCGACCACCAGGTCGACACTGCTCTCGACCGCCTGCTGGTTGAGTTCGGCAAGGAGATTCTCGCCATTGTCCCCGGCAAGGTCTCCACCGAGGTTGATGCCCGATTCTCCTTCGACACCAAGGCCTCCGTCGACAAGGCCCTGCACATCATCGAG CTCTACAAGGACCTCGGCATCTCCAAGGAGCGCGTCCTCATCAAGATTGCCTCCACCTGGGAGGGtatcaaggccgccgagaTCCTGCAGCGCGACCACGGCATCAACTGCAACCTGACCCTCATGTTCTCTCTCCCCCAGGCCATCGGCGCTGCTGAGGCCGGTGCTTTCCTCATCTCCCCCTTCGTTGGCCGTATCCTTGATTGGTTCAAGGCCAGCACCAAGAAGGAGTACGCCAAGGAGCAGGACCCCGGTGTCGCCTCCGTcaaggccatcttcaactaCTATAAGAAGTTTGGCTACAAGACCATTGTCATGGGTGCCTCATTCCGAAACACTGGCGAGATCACTGAGCTCGCTGGCTGCGACTACCTGACCATCTCT CCCAACCTGCTCGAGGACCTCCTCAACTCCAACGAGGCCGTCcccaagaagctcgacggcgccgctgccgccgctctggacattgagaagaagacctACATCAACGACGAGGCCACCTTCCGATTCGACTTCAACGAGGACCAGATGGCCGTCGAGAAGCTGCGTGAGGGTATCAGCAAGTTCGCTGCCGATGCCGTCACCCTCAAGGACATCCTTAAGCAGAAGCTGTCTGCTTAA
- a CDS encoding staphylococcal nuclease-like protein, translating into MSKTFIGNVKSVLSGDTLILTSPNNPAAERIFSLAYVSAPHLKREGDEPFAFQSREYLRNLVVGKPVQCTVLYTIPTTGKEFGSAQLKDGTLLPDELIKAGWLKVREDAGRKEESEELLEKLEKLRALESEAKGASKGLWSGVNGTIEVQNDLGGPEFLTEWKGKTVDGIVERVLSGDRLLVRLLLSEKKHVQPLTLVAGIRTPSTERTLPSTGATQPAEEFGNEAKAFVESRLLQRQVKVEIVGASAQGQLVANVIHPRGNIAEFLLQEGLARCNDFHSTMLGAKMAPLRAAEKQAQSKKIRLHKHHVVKAEAGNQEMTVTKVISGDTIMVKGKADSAEKRISFSSIRGPRTNEPSESPFRDESKEFVRSKLIGKHVKVSVDGTKPATEGFDARDVATVTEKGKNIGLALVEAGLASVIRHRKEDTDRASNYDELLAAQEKAKEEKKGMWSGKPQKAKQYLDLSENTQKAKIMLATLQRQKKVPAIVDFCKAGSRFTILIPRENVKLTLVLGGIRGPRAPRNDGQGGEPFGKEALDLANRRCNQRDCEVDIHDMDKVGGFIGDLYIGRENFAKVLVEEGLSSVHAYSAEKSGNSAELFAAEKKAKEARKGLWHDYDPSQDEQVDEEAEADAPETEVTLDKKPADYRDVIITNIDGNGKLKIQEIGKGTAALESLMSDFRKFHIDSKNNKPLTDAPKTGEFVSAKFSADGQWYRARVRGNDRTAKVSEVIYVDYGNSEKVPWSNLRSLDQGQFGVQRLKAQAIDASLSFVQLPTGADYFKEAIDFIYELAENKRLVGNFDFVDNKENVSYITLYDTKSDGSLPGPNDSINKEIVSSGYGMVPKKLKSWERSKAFESYLKHLREIESQAKQERLGMWEYGDITED; encoded by the coding sequence ATGTCGAAGACTTTTATCGGCAATGTCAAGAGTGTCTTGAGCGGCGACACCTTGATCCTGACCAGCCCCAACAACCCCGCGGCCGAACGcatcttttcccttgccTATGTATCAGCTCCCCACTTGAAGCGTGAGGGAGACGAGCCATTCGCATTCCAATCTCGTGAATATCTCCGAAACCTGGTCGTTGGAAAGCCAGTTCAATGCACAGTCCTCTATACGATTCCCACGACCGGCAAAGAGTTTGGTTCTGCCCAACTCAAGGACGGAACTCTCCTTCCtgatgagctcatcaaggcTGGTTGGCTCAAGGTCCGCGAGGATGCTGGCCGTAAAGAAGAATCagaagagcttcttgagaagctcgagaagcttCGTGCTCTCGAGTCCGAGGCCAAGGGTGCCTCCAAGGGACTCTGGTCAGGCGTCAATGGCACTATCGAGGTACAAAACGACCTGGGTGGCCCCGAGTTCTTGACAGAGTGGAAGGGCAAGACCGTGGATGGCATCGTCGAAAGGGTGTTGAGCGGTGATCGCCTGTTGGTCCGACTGCTGCTCTCTGAGAAGAAGCATGTGCAGCCCCTTACCCTCGTTGCCGGTATTCGAACTCCATCCACCGAGCGTACGCTTCCTTCCACCGGTGCCACACAACCTGCCGAGGAGTTTGGaaacgaggccaaggcatTCGTCGAGTCAAGACTACTCCAGCGACAGGTCAAGGTTGAGATTGTCGGCGCCAGCGCCCAGGGACAACTCGTTGCCAACGTCATTCACCCCCGAGGCAACATTGCTGAGTTCCTGCTCCAGGAGGGACTGGCCAGGTGTAATGACTTCCACTCAACGATGCTGGGAGCGAAGATGGCTCCTCTGAGAGCCGCCGAGAAGCAAGCTCAGTCCAAGAAGATCCGTCTGCACAAGCACCATGTGGTCAAGGCAGAAGCCGGAAACCAGGAGATGACCGTTACCAAGGTTATTAGCGGCGATACGATTATGGTCAAGGGAAAGGCCGACAGCGCAGAGAAGAGaatcagcttcagcagcattCGAGGCCCTCGTACCAATGAGCCTTCTGAGAGCCCCTTCAGAGACGAATCCAAGGAATTTGTGCGATCAAAGCTAATTGGCAAGCACGTCAAGGTGAGCGTTGATGGAACCAAGCCCGCTACTGAGGGTTTCGACGCCAGAGACGTGGCCACAGTCAccgaaaagggaaagaacATCGGCCTTGCGCTGGTGGAGGCTGGATTGGCCTCTGTTATCAGACACAGGAAAGAAGATACCGACAGAGCTTCCAACTACGACGAGCTGCTTGCGGCTCAGGAGAaggccaaagaagagaagaagggcatgTGGTCTGGAAAGCCTCAAAAGGCTAAGCAGTACCTGGATCTCTCAGAAAACAcacaaaaggcaaagattATGCTTGCCACCCTACAACGACAAAAGAAAGTGCCCGCCATTGTTGATTTCTGCAAGGCTGGTTCTCGATTCACCATTCTCATTCCTCGCGAGAACGTCAAGTTGACACTAGTTCTGGGCGGCATTCGTGGCCCCAGAGCCCCTCGTAACGATGGGCAAGGCGGCGAGCCGTTTGGCAAGGAGGCTCTCGACCTAGCCAACCGACGATGCAACCAGCGAGACTGCGAGGTGGATATCCACGACATGGACAAGGTCGGTGGTTTCATTGGTGATTTGTACATTGGCCGTGAGAACTTTGCCAAGGTCCTTGTCGAAGAAGGTCTGTCTTCAGTGCACGCCTACTCTGCTGAGAAGTCAGGCAACTCTGCCGAGCTATTCGCAGCtgagaagaaagcaaaggaggCCAGAAAGGGCCTGTGGCACGACTATGACCCTTCACAAGACGAGCAAGTCgatgaggaggctgaggcagACGCTCCCGAGACGGAGGTCACACTGGACAAGAAGCCGGCCGATTACCGAgacgtcatcatcacaaacATTGACGGCAACGGAAAGCTCAAGATTCAGGAGATTGGAAAGGGCACAGCAGCACTTGAGTCTCTGATGAGCGACTTCCGAAAATTCCACATCGACTCCAAGAACAACAAGCCCCTGACGGACGCTCCCAAAACTGGCGAATTCGTGTCTGCCAAGTTCTCTGCCGATGGGCAATGGTACCGTGCCCGAGTCCGAGGCAACGACCGCACAGCCAAGGTGTCCGAGGTTATCTATGTAGACTATGGCAACAGCGAGAAGGTGCCTTGGTCCAATCTGCGAAGCCTAGACCAGGGCCAGTTCGGTGTCCAGAGACTCAAGGCCCAAGCTATCGACGCATCGCTGTCATTTGTCCAGCTGCCCACCGGCGCCGACTACTtcaaggaggccatcgaCTTCATTTACGAGCTGGCTGAGAACAAACGACTGGTCGGCAACTTTGACTTTGTCGACAACAAGGAGAATGTCAGCTACATCACTCTGTACGACACCAAGTCAGACGGCTCTCTGCCCGGCCCCAACGACTCCATCAATAAGGAGATTGTGTCCAGCGGGTATGGCATGGTCCCCAAAAAGCTCAAGTCATGGGAGCGCAGCAAGGCTTTTGAATCATACCTGAAGCACCTGCGAGAGATTGAGAGTCAGGCGAAGCAGGAGAGGCTAGGCATGTGGGAGTATGGTGATATCACTGAGGACTAA